Sequence from the Lentilitoribacter sp. Alg239-R112 genome:
TGATCCGCTGGAATTGTTATAGATTTTCAATAGCGAATGCATAAATTCAGATAGATTTTCATTTGCTGATATTTTGTAACTATTGGCCTTGGCTTCAGTTTGGCATTCAGAAGAACTTATCCGTCTCTTGAATTTGGAAATTATATCTTGATCAAAGAAGAATAAAAATGCCTCCAATTGACCAGACCTATTGTAGAAGTTTGATACCATGTGAACATCTCGAGAAAATAAGACCATCTCATTGGCATTTACTACTATTTCTGTACCGTTGGGGGTTATAAAAGTCTCCTGCCCCTGTAGGATAAAACACAAACAAGGCAGATTAACGTGAAACTCGACATCCAAAGCTTCCGAATTGATAAGCTTATGATATATAGCGCTTTTTCCATATTTCATAACGGCCTTAGCGTCTGCAAAATTGTCCAAACCTTCCGGGATGATAAGACAGCTATCGTCTAAATCATCAAAAGTCGCAAGTAATTTTGGCATATGTTTTTACTTTCATGAGCAATCGCAAGTTTGTGCGCGATTTCCGGCATTTTTGATCTATCGCAGATATCTCAGTTCTTTTCTATCTCCTAAAAAGTCGCAACTCAACAAAAGGAGAAAGATATGAGTGTTTGGGTTACATTAGAATTGACTGTTCGAGATGGTGCATATGCCGATTTGAAACCGTTTTTGGAAGAAAAACTACCCGCAGTGCGTGGTTTTGACGGTGCTTTGTCTGTTTCCATTCTATTCGAGGAAACTAGCAATAAATTGTTGCTTCTCGAGGAATGGAAATCACAAGAGCACCATCAGGCCTATATAGCTGCAATCTCTGAAAATGGCGTTATGAAAGAGCTGCTTTCTTACATGATGGGCCCGCCGGATGTTCAGTATTATCATAGAGTTATGATATAAAGGCTTGTCGATATGGAAATTACCAGACGCGAAACACTAACTGCGGCTGCCATTTTATTTGCTGTCAGCAGCTTGCCTGTCAAAAGTAAAATCTTTGATTCAGAAAAAATTATAACTTCGGTAACGAAGATGAAATTATCGGGCTCCGACTCACAATTTTCAGAGATAACCAATCGGCGTAAAATGCCCGGATTTTTATCCCAGAAAATTGTCAAGAACGATAATTTTATTGTTTTGATTGAAGAATGGAAAAATAGCGAACCATCCAATTCTCAGTCTTATCAAAGACAATTAATTTAAATCCTTTATCTGGCATTCGTTGCGGCGGATGCCAGATAATCTATCTGAATCATTCGGTACGTGGTTTATTTATCGATGGCAAAGCTGCCACAAGCAAATCATGAAAACCATCTGTTGATTTGTCGGATATATCAAATAGATCACGTCGCATGCGGGGCTCCCAGAACTTATTGATATGTTCAGCTACGTCTTTTGACGCGGTTGTCTGATCCTGTGATGAGAAGAAGGTCGCGATCTGGTTGCCCATTCGGATCAGTTTCTTATTTAGCTTGTC
This genomic interval carries:
- a CDS encoding helix-turn-helix domain-containing protein, which codes for MPKLLATFDDLDDSCLIIPEGLDNFADAKAVMKYGKSAIYHKLINSEALDVEFHVNLPCLCFILQGQETFITPNGTEIVVNANEMVLFSRDVHMVSNFYNRSGQLEAFLFFFDQDIISKFKRRISSSECQTEAKANSYKISANENLSEFMHSLLKIYNNSSGSADLLDIKLMELLHLVKLADNTGYFESFLNENNAESGRRNIQHIMRRHFTHNLKVQDYARLSGRSVSTFNREFKRQFNIAPSQWLIDKRLSEAHNLLLKTQMQVTEIALEVGYDNTSHFISKFKQKYGQTPKRVQASNL
- a CDS encoding antibiotic biosynthesis monooxygenase, with amino-acid sequence MSVWVTLELTVRDGAYADLKPFLEEKLPAVRGFDGALSVSILFEETSNKLLLLEEWKSQEHHQAYIAAISENGVMKELLSYMMGPPDVQYYHRVMI
- a CDS encoding formate dehydrogenase subunit delta, which gives rise to MSHDEHKDKLNKKLIRMGNQIATFFSSQDQTTASKDVAEHINKFWEPRMRRDLFDISDKSTDGFHDLLVAALPSINKPRTE